One genomic region from Apodemus sylvaticus chromosome 1, mApoSyl1.1, whole genome shotgun sequence encodes:
- the Rpl28 gene encoding 60S ribosomal protein L28, with translation MRDHFKGVVPPIRPLFPSPAAIGRGAAAMSAHLQWMVVRNCSSFLIKRNKQTYSTEPNNLKARNSFRYNGLIHRKTVGVEPAADGKGVVVVMKRRSGQRKPATSYVRTTINKNARATLSSIRHMIRKNKYRPDLRMAAIRRASAILRSQKPVVVKRKRTRPTKSS, from the exons ATGCGTGACCACTTTAAAGGTGTTGTCCCGCCCATCCGCCCTCTCTTTCCGTCTCCGGCCGCCATTGGGAGAGGAG CCGCCGCCATGTCCGCGCACCTGCAATGGATGGTGGTTCGGAACTGCTCCAGTTTCTTGATCAAGAGGAATAAGCAGACGTACAGCACG GAGCCCAATAATCTGAAGGCCCGAAACTCCTTCCGCTACAACGGGCTGATTCACCGCAAGACCGTCGGAGTGGAGCCCGCGGCTGATGGCAAAGGGGTCGTGGTGGTTATGAAACGCAGATCCG GTCAGCGAAAACCTGCCACTTCTTACGTGCGGACCACCATCAACAAGAACGCTCGGGCAACCCTCAGCAGCATCCGGCACATGATCCGGAAGAACAAGTACCGCCCTGATCTGCGAATG GCGGCCATCCGCAGGGCCAGTGCCATCCTTCGAAGCCAGAAGCCTGTGGTGGTGAAGAGGAAACGGACCCGTCCCACCAAGAGTTCCTGA
- the Tmem238 gene encoding transmembrane protein 238, with protein MAAASPVCGSQASAAGASSPPAPAPAPAAGLGRCRMALLLAVALDVAGMAALLTGVFAQLQVRGRDFGDLLIYSGALLVFLSLLGWILWYTGNIEISRQELERDYGLRPSAIARLARKLSRRWSAPATASPRTAAGLRAARRATRAPQPAAAAAGSRRVRLQLATLEAGPGAAGTGSE; from the coding sequence ATGGCGGCGGCGTCACCGGTGTGCGGCTCGCAGGCGTCCGCGGCCGGCGCCTCGTCCCCACCCGCGCCCGCACCGGCTCCAGCGGCCGGCCTGGGCCGCTGCCGCATGGCGCTGCTGCTGGCCGTGGCCTTGGACGTGGCGGGCATGGCGGCGCTGCTGACCGGCGTGTTCGCTCAGCTGCAGGTGCGCGGCCGTGACTTCGGGGACCTGCTCATCTACTCGGGGGCGCTGCTGGTGTTCTTGAGCCTGCTGGGCTGGATTCTCTGGTACACCGGCAACATCGAGATCTCGCGCCAGGAGCTGGAGCGCGACTACGGCCTGCGGCCCTCGGCGATTGCCCGCCTGGCGCGCAAGCTGTCCCGCCGCTGGTCGGCGCCCGCCACCGCCAGTCCCCGGACCGCAGCGGGTCTCCGCGCCGCGCGCAGAGCCACCCGCGCGCCCCAgccggccgccgccgccgccggctcCCGCCGCGTGCGTCTGCAGCTCGCCACGCTCGAGGCCGGGCCCGGGGCGGCGGGCACGGGCAGCGAGTGA